The sequence cccaggagtccgggctcccagcccccctctgctctgaccaccagcccccactcccctcccagagctgggagagaacccaggagtccaggctcccagcccctcctgctctgacccaccggcccccactctgctccccaagccagggagagaacccaggagtcctggctcccagccccccctgctctaaccaccagcccccactcccctcccagagccggggagagaacccaggagtcctggctcccagcccctcttgctctaaccaccagcccccactcccctcccagagccggggagagaacccaggagtcctggctcccagcccccccctgctctaaccaccagcccccactcccctcccagagccagggagagaacccaggagtcctggctcccagccccccccctgctctaaccaccagcccccactcccctcccagagccggggagagaacccaggagtcctggctcccagcccccctgctctaacccaccagcccccacagccctcattggtTCGATCCAAtccccctctgcccgcttcacatTGGTTTGACCCAAgcgctccctctctctctcttgccaacATGGCGGAGCAGCCTCGCTTTGACTCGGGCCTAACGTCATTGCGAAACCTCCCTATGCGGCTCCCCGCGGgaaggggcggtgcctgcgggccGAGCGCGTTGATTGGCCGGGCGCTAAGTAACGCGCCTCGCGATTGGCCGACAGCGCTGGGCCAATGGACAGGAGGGTTGTTCCGGGGCTGACAGTGAGTGAGCGAGCGCGAGCGAGCGGGCCCTGCCAGGAGGTGAGACGGGgccgcggggggaggggcagcgcgTGACCGGGTGGGGGCGCGACCGTGGGGGGCAGATTCCCCCCCCCCGTGAGCGTGAGACGGGGCAGGAGCCTCGGGGGGATCCGCAGCGCGGGACCCCCCCGTGTCACCCCCCCACGGACCCCCCCCGTGTCACCCCCGTGTCACCCCCCCCGGAGCCCCCGGCCCCCCCATGTCACCCCCCCCCGGAGTCCCCCCCGTGTCACCCCCGTGTCACCCCCCCCCGGACCCCCCCCGTGTCACCCCCGTGTCACCCCCCCCCGGAGCCCCCGGCCCCCCCATGTCATCTCCCGGGACCGCGCGTCACCCCCCATGGAGCCCCCGGCCCCCCCCGGAGCCCCCGGCCCCCCGCGTGTCACCCTCCCCCGGAGCCCCCCGTGTCGCCCACCCACGGAGCCCCCGGCCCCCCCCGTGTCACCTCCCGGGACCCCCGTGTCGCCCACCCACGGAGCTCCTGGCCCCCCCGTGTAACCCCCCCCACGGAGCCCCCGGCCCCCCCGTGTCACCTCCCGGGACCCCCGTGTCGCCCACCAACGGAGCCCTCGATCCCCCGCGTGTCACCCCTCCCACGGAGCCCCCAGCGTGTCATATCCCGGATCCCCCCGCGTGTCGCCCCCCCCCGGAGACCCCCGGATCCCCCCGCGTGTCGCCCCCCCCCGGAGACCCCCGGGACCTCCCCCGTGtcaccctcccagagcccccgGATCCCCCCGCGTGTCACCCCCCCTGTGTcgctcccccaggacccccctGTGTCGCCCCCCCGTATCAACCCCCCGGAGCCCCCCGGCTCCCTGCGTGTCACCCCCCCGGAGTCCCCTGGGACCCTCTGTGTCACCCCCCCATGGACCCTTCACACCTCCATGTGACACTTCCCCAGGGACCCCCTCATGTGTCACCCCCCCggactgccccccgccccctgtgTGTCACTCCCCCATGGAGCCCCCTGTCCCCTATGTGTCACCCCCCTGGCCTCCCTGTGTCACCCCCTATGGACCCTCTTCATGGAGCACCCCCGTGTGTCACCCCCTCCCTGGGACCCCCTGTgtgtcctcctcccccaaacGCCCTGGTCCCCCCTTGTGTCACCCCCCCCACGGACCCTCCCTCTCTGACCCCGTCTCTCCCCCCCGGCAGGTGAGGCCCCCCCGCCCCGGCATGGCGGAGCCGGCGGAGGAGACGCTGCTGTTCGTGGAGCATCGCTACGTGTGCTCGGAGTGCAGCCAGCTCTACGGCTCCCTGGAGGAGGCGCTGCTGCACCAGCAGAGCCACCTGGGCCCGGAGCAGCACTACGAGGTGGTGGGGCTGGCGGGCGAGGCCGAGGCCGAGGCCGGGCTGTACCAGGCGCTGGCCGTGCAGGAGAGCAGCCAGTACCAGTGCCTGGAGTgcgggcagctgctgctctccccggGTGAGCTCCTGGAGCACCAGGAGCTGCACCTGAAGCGCCTCAGCCAGGAGCCGGAGGCGCCCGCCAAGCTGCCGGCCTCCAGCCAGATCCACTACGAGTGCGTGGAGTGCAAGGCCCTGTTCCTCAGCCAGGAGCTGTGGCTGGCTCACCGGCAGGCCCACCGCGCCCCCCCggagccccccgcccccgaggCGGGACCCGCCGGCCAGAGCCAGGCGCTGGTGGACCTGGAGCACTCCTACCGCAAGCCGGAGGAGGCGGGGGCAGCGGCGGGGGGGGACGGCTGTgctgtgcagctgctgctctaCGAATGTGGCGAATGCTTGCAGCTCTTCCAGACGCCCAAGGACTTCCTGGAGCACCAGGCCACGCACGTGGGCGCTGCGCCCGCCGGGGAGCTGGCAGAGCCACCCGCCTGCCCAGCGGAGCCCCCGCAACCGGCGCCAGCGGGCGTGCTGAACGGAGCCGCGCCCGCCCCCTCGGAGCCCAGCATCACCGCCAGCGACCACAGCTACGAGCTGAAGAACGGGCCTGAGGAGGTGGCGGCCGCGCCGCGCCGGCCCAAGCCCTGGTGCGCCGAGTGCCAGCAGCTCTTCCCCTCGGCACACCAGCTCCAGCTGCACCTGCAGTGCCACCGCCAGGGCGCCTTCCAGTGCCCGCTCTGCAGCAAGGTGCTGCCCACCCCGCTGGCCCTGCGGCAGCACCAGAGCGAGCACAGCGGCGAGTCGCACTACCTGTGCTTGGACTGCGGCCTGGCCTTCGACACCGAGGCCGTGCTGCTGGCCCACCGGCGCGGGcactcccccaaccccctgcaccgcTGCGCCTGCGGCAAGGCCTTCCTCAACATGACCAAGTTCCTCTACCACCGCCGCTCCCACGGCCCCCTGCCGGCCCCCCCGCCGGAGCCACCCCTGCCCGCCCCGCCGGAGCCCCCGCCCGCCCCGCCGGCGCCCAAGAAGCCGGACGACGTTGTGCCGCTGGCCATCATCTACTCGGTGGAGAACGCGGAGGCCAACGGGCCCAGCTTCCGCTGCCTGATGTGCAGCAAGGTCTTCTCCAAGCACCTGCAGCTGGTGCGGCACCAGCGCTTCGTGCACAAGCTGGAGCGGCGCCACAAGTGCCAGACCTGCGGCAAAATGTTCAAGAAGAAATCGCACGTCCGCAACCACCTGCTGACCCACACGGGCGAGCGCCCCTTCCACTGCAAGGAGTGTGGCAAGAGCTTCAACTCTCAGGCCAACCTGCTGCGCCACCGGCTGACCCACACGGGCGAGCGCCCCTACCGCTGCGAGATCTGCCAGAAGGCCTTCACCCAGTCCTccaccctgcagcagcacctcttCGTGCACAGCCGCCACTACCCCTACAAGTGCCAGGAGTGCGGCATCAACTTCCACCGGCCCTACCGCCTGCTCATGCACCGCTACCACCACACAGGCGAGTACCCCTACAAGTGCCAGGAGTGCGGCCGCTCCTTCCTGCTCCGGCGCCTGCTGGACGTGCACCAGCTGAGCCACGCCGGGCGGGAGCCCCAGGTCTGCGCCGGCTGCGGCGCTGCCTTCGTCACGGCCCTGCAGCTCCGCGAGCACAAGTGCGGCAAGGTGAGCCGGCGCTTTGAGTGCCCCACCTGCGGGAAGAAGGTCAGCTCGGCCGCCCGGCTCCGCGCCCACGAGCTGCTCCACGATGGGGGGCCTGTGGCCTCCCCGGAGGAGGaggcccccgccccgcccccgccgccccccccgccccgccgcgCCACCTGCCCCAAGAGCTTCGAATGCGCCGACTGCAAGAAGCTATTCAGCACTGAGACCTCGCTGCAGGTTCACCGGCGcatccacaccggggagcggccctacCCCTGCCCGGACTGCGGCAAGGCCTTCCGCCAGTCCACCCACCTCAAGGACCACCGGCGGCTGCACACCGGCGAGAAGCCCTTCAAATGCGAGGAGTGCGGCAAGGCCTTCACCATCGCCGTGCGGCTGGCCGAGCACCGGCGCATCCACACCGGCGAGCGCCCCTACCACTGCGCCGACTGCGGCAAGGCCTATCGCTCCTTCTCCAACCTGTGGAAACACCGCAAGCTGCACCAGCAGCAACGCCTGCAGAACGAGCAGGAGGCCCTGGCCGAAGCTGCTGCCGCGGCCGCCATGGCGGCCGCCACCGCCCCGGACTACGGCAACACCCTGACTATCATGGAGACGATCGAGATCTACCCCGCTGTGGCCACCGAGCCCGAGGGCGCCCCAGGAGGCCGCCTGGAGAACATTCAGCTGGGAGGGGTCTGAGCCGGGAGAAGGGGCCACGGCGCGGACagagcctccccaccccacacagctcATGCCGAAGCTCTTGGCTGGTGGCCACACGGCTTCTGTTCTAGCCATGGCTGGGTCATACGTGGCAACAACTGCTTCTCCAGCTCCCCCTTGCGGCCACGTCCCTGTGCCCGGGGCCACGTGGCTCCTTGGGGCCACGGCACTGCCCCCTCTGGTTCCCCCTCGTGGCCACCTTCCAGGGCCACATGGTTCCTCCTAGTCACGGCGCTGTGCCTGAGGCCACGCGGCTCCCTCTGGCCACGGTGCTGCCCCCTCTGGCTTCCCCTCTTGGCCACGTCCGTGTGCCCGGGGCCACGTGGCTCCTTGGGGCCACGGCGCTGccccctctggctccccctcgtGGCCACGTCCCTGTGCCCGGGGCCAAGTGGATCCTGGCCACGGCgctgcctccccgcccccccccccccagctccccttcgTGGCCACACTTATCACCAGGGCAGTTCCATTTGCTTCTCTGGCTGCCACCTGGGGCCATGTCCTCGCTGCCATGTGGCTGCAGCTCCAGGAACACCCCCCCCAACCCGGCCCCATCCCCCATGCCAGGCCGTGGCAGCTGCCCGCTGCCCCCAAGTAGCTCACTTTTTCTATTGACCCCCCCAGGCAGCCATCCTCCCCACGTAAATAACAGCCCCCCCTACTTTTGCTAACTGGACCCCTCCCTGGGGGGGGCATTTTGGTATCCCTGTTACAATTAAACATGAGTAAACAATCAATGTGGAGTGACTGGTCCTGGGGGAGGATGGACTAGAAAACACTCCATGTTGCTGAACtgggggggctggagctgggggcatgtcctggggggctgcagcaggagtAACCCAAGggcaggtaggggtgtgtgttgGGTTAGGGGCTCTCTGTGGCCGTGAGACGGTTGGGGGGGTATCCTGGGGTTCCAATGGGGGGTCCATTAGCAAGGCCCTGTCCTGTTGTACTgaaacccctcccccactgttggggggcaggagaaggtGGGGGGGATGTCTTCCTGTGAGGGGGCTTGGGAGGGGACAGATGTATCGTGTGTGACGGGATTCCTGCGGTATAGCCTGTAATGGGGGTACGACTGGGCCCCCGTAACGCTCCCACGCAGCAAACCCCTCCGGGCACTGTGACCACTCGGCCGTCAGCCAGCGCAGCCCCCCACAAGCCACTCCCGAATCCCCCAGAGACGGGGGGGCACCCCTGAGCTGTCAGCCCCTGACCCTCGCTGGGGCGAGGAGACGCCCCATCTTTGTAACCCGCGCTCAGCTTCCCCCAGGCCTTCAGCCAGGTGCCACCAGCAGGTTCATTCCCCACAGAAAGGGGGGTGCTCGGCACAGAGGGTCACAGGCGGTTCCCAAAGCCAGCGACCGGTCGCGATCTGACCCCTTCTTGCCCTGGGCAGGATTTGGATGGAGCCGGTTTCTCACCCCGCTGGATGGGCCGGTTCCCCCTTCAGCCGGGGCCCAGGCTCCGCGGCCCCTGTTGTGTCCAGCGCAGGCGGGAGGAGAGAGGCCAACGCGATGCCGCTGTCCCCGTTCCAGACCCTCGACCGAGGTGCCTGGCAAACTCTAGCCCAGACCTGTCTGAGTTTCCTGAGTCCCAGAGCTGAGcaatccccccttcccccccccccacgatgCGCCCGCAGCCCCTTACAGCTTTGTAACGCCCTtgttcccagctcccctgctgctgATCAGGCACGGGTCCCCCCCAGCCGCAGAGACGCACGACCCATGGCCTTGGCCGGAACAACGGGCCCCAGCCCCTCTCTACCAGCTAGACCCCGGCAGTCTCCCTGTGTCTGCCTGTCCCCCCACGCTGTCCCTCCTGTGGCCACCGGGTGGGGCTGTTCCACGCTGGccgggatggggcaggaggagggagtggggggcactagTTCATTCCCTACctgcttccccgcccccacctgtgctgtgtccctccccctttccccacctgGACAGGTGTATGAGGGGGAGGTGAGTGTCCTGGCAGGGGGCCATTTCCCAGGCCTGGGAGGGATCTTGTACAGTggggctccccccacaccccccgcgCTGCACACGCCTCCTGTGATGACACAACACCCACCGCCCAGCTGTCACCATCTCACAGGCTGACAACCCGCGGTGACAAACACCCTGACGCTCTGCGATATCCACTGATGCATCACACTGCCGCTAACACCCCCTGCGGTGACAACACCCGCCGCCCACCTGTCACCATCTCACAGGCTGACAACCCGCGGTGACAAACACCCTGACGCTCTGCGATATCCACTGATGCATCACACTGCCGCTAACACCCCCCGCGGTGACAACACCCGCCGCCCACCTGTCACCATCTCACAGGCTGACAACCCGCGGTGACAAACACCCTGACGCTCTGCGATATCCACTGATGCATCACACTGCCGCTAACACCCCCCGCGGTGACAACACCCGCCGCCCAGCTGTCACCATCTCACAGGCTGACAACCCACGGTGACACAACACCCTGACGCTCTGCGATATCCACTGATGCATCACACTGCCGCTAACACCCCCTGCGGTGACAACACCCGCCGCCCAGCTGTCACTATCTCACAGGCTGACAACCCGCGGTGACACAACACCCTGATGCTCTGCGATATCCACTGATGCATCATGCTGCCGCTAACACCCCCCGCGGTGACAACACCCGCCTCCCAGCTGTCACCATCTCACAGGCTGACAACCCACGGTGACACAACACCCTGACGCTCTGTGATATCCACTGATGCATTACACTGCCGCTAACACCCCCCGCGGTGACAACACCCGCCGCCCAGCTGTCACCATCTCACAGGCTGACAACCCACGGTGACACAACACCCTGACGCTCTGTGATATCCACTGATGCATCATACTGCCGCTAACACCCCCTGCGGTGACAACACCCGCCGCCCAGCGGTCACCATCTCACAGGCTGACAACCCGCGGTGACAACACCCGCCACCCAGCTGTCCCCATCTCACAGGCTGACAACCCGCGGTGACACAACACCCTGACGCTCTGCGATATCCACTGATGCATCACACTGCCGCTAACACCCCCCGCGGTGACAACACCCGCCGCCCAGCTGTCACTATCTCACAGGCTGACAACCCGCGGTGACAAACACCCTGACGCTCTGCGATATCCACTGATGCATCACACTGCCGCTAACACCCCCGCGGTGACAACACCCGCCGCCCACCTGTCACCATCTCACAGGCTGACAACCCGCGGTGACAACACCCGCCACCCAGCTGTCACCATCTCACAGGCTGACAACCCGCGGTGACACAACACCCTGACGCTCTGCGATATCCACTGATGCATCACACTGCCGCTAACACCCCCGCGGTGACAACACCCGCCGCCCACCTGTCACCATCTCACAGGCTGACAACCCGCGGTGACAACACCCGCCACCCAGCTGTCACCATCTCACAGGCTGACAACCCGCGGTGACACAACACCCTGACGCTCTGCGATATCCACTGATGCATCACACTGCCGCTAACACCCCCCGCGGTGACAACACCCGCCGCCCAGCTGTCACCATCTCACAGGCTGACAACCCGCGGTGACACAACACCCTGACGCTCTGCGATATCCACTGATGCATCACACTGCCGCTAACACCCCCGCGGTGACAACACCCGCCGCCCAGCTGTCACCATCTCACAGGCTGACAACCCGCGGTGACACAACACCCTGACGCTCTGCGATATCCACTGATGCATCACACTGCCGCTAACACCCCCGCGGTGACAACACCCGCCGCCCACCTGTCACCATCTCACAGGCTGACAACCCGCGGTGACAACACCCGCCACCCAGCTGTCACCATCTCACAGGCTGACAACCCGCGGTGACACAACACCCTGACGCTCTGCGATATCCACTGATGCATCACACTGCCGCTAACACCCCCGCGGTGACAACACCCGCCGCCCAGCTGTCACCATCTCACAGGCTGACAACCCGCGGTGACACAACACCCTGACGCTCTGCGATATCCACTGATGCATCACACTGCCGCTAACACCCCCTGCGGTGACAACACCCGCCGCCCAGCGGTCACCATCTCACAGGCTGACAACCCGCGGTGACACAACACCCTGACGCTCTGCGATATCCACTGATGCATCACACTGCTGCTAACACCCCCCGCGGTGACAACACCCGCCACCCAGCTGTCACTATCTCACAGGCTGACAACCCGCCG comes from Gopherus evgoodei ecotype Sinaloan lineage unplaced genomic scaffold, rGopEvg1_v1.p scaffold_137_arrow_ctg1, whole genome shotgun sequence and encodes:
- the ZNF574 gene encoding zinc finger protein 574 isoform X2; this translates as MDRRVVPGLTVSERARASGPCQEVRPPRPGMAEPAEETLLFVEHRYVCSECSQLYGSLEEALLHQQSHLGPEQHYEVVGLAGEAEAEAGLYQALAVQESSQYQCLECGQLLLSPGELLEHQELHLKRLSQEPEAPAKLPASSQIHYECVECKALFLSQELWLAHRQAHRAPPEPPAPEAGPAGQSQALVDLEHSYRKPEEAGAAAGGDGCAVQLLLYECGECLQLFQTPKDFLEHQATHVGAAPAGELAEPPACPAEPPQPAPAGVLNGAAPAPSEPSITASDHSYELKNGPEEVAAAPRRPKPWCAECQQLFPSAHQLQLHLQCHRQGAFQCPLCSKVLPTPLALRQHQSEHSGESHYLCLDCGLAFDTEAVLLAHRRGHSPNPLHRCACGKAFLNMTKFLYHRRSHGPLPAPPPEPPLPAPPEPPPAPPAPKKPDDVVPLAIIYSVENAEANGPSFRCLMCSKVFSKHLQLVRHQRFVHKLERRHKCQTCGKMFKKKSHVRNHLLTHTGERPFHCKECGKSFNSQANLLRHRLTHTGERPYRCEICQKAFTQSSTLQQHLFVHSRHYPYKCQECGINFHRPYRLLMHRYHHTGEYPYKCQECGRSFLLRRLLDVHQLSHAGREPQVCAGCGAAFVTALQLREHKCGKVSRRFECPTCGKKVSSAARLRAHELLHDGGPVASPEEEAPAPPPPPPPPRRATCPKSFECADCKKLFSTETSLQVHRRIHTGERPYPCPDCGKAFRQSMRLAEHRRIHTGERPYHCADCGKAYRSFSNLWKHRKLHQQQRLQNEQEALAEAAAAAAMAAATAPDYGNTLTIMETIEIYPAVATEPEGAPGGRLENIQLGGV
- the ZNF574 gene encoding zinc finger protein 574 isoform X1, which encodes MDRRVVPGLTVSERARASGPCQEVRPPRPGMAEPAEETLLFVEHRYVCSECSQLYGSLEEALLHQQSHLGPEQHYEVVGLAGEAEAEAGLYQALAVQESSQYQCLECGQLLLSPGELLEHQELHLKRLSQEPEAPAKLPASSQIHYECVECKALFLSQELWLAHRQAHRAPPEPPAPEAGPAGQSQALVDLEHSYRKPEEAGAAAGGDGCAVQLLLYECGECLQLFQTPKDFLEHQATHVGAAPAGELAEPPACPAEPPQPAPAGVLNGAAPAPSEPSITASDHSYELKNGPEEVAAAPRRPKPWCAECQQLFPSAHQLQLHLQCHRQGAFQCPLCSKVLPTPLALRQHQSEHSGESHYLCLDCGLAFDTEAVLLAHRRGHSPNPLHRCACGKAFLNMTKFLYHRRSHGPLPAPPPEPPLPAPPEPPPAPPAPKKPDDVVPLAIIYSVENAEANGPSFRCLMCSKVFSKHLQLVRHQRFVHKLERRHKCQTCGKMFKKKSHVRNHLLTHTGERPFHCKECGKSFNSQANLLRHRLTHTGERPYRCEICQKAFTQSSTLQQHLFVHSRHYPYKCQECGINFHRPYRLLMHRYHHTGEYPYKCQECGRSFLLRRLLDVHQLSHAGREPQVCAGCGAAFVTALQLREHKCGKVSRRFECPTCGKKVSSAARLRAHELLHDGGPVASPEEEAPAPPPPPPPPRRATCPKSFECADCKKLFSTETSLQVHRRIHTGERPYPCPDCGKAFRQSTHLKDHRRLHTGEKPFKCEECGKAFTIAVRLAEHRRIHTGERPYHCADCGKAYRSFSNLWKHRKLHQQQRLQNEQEALAEAAAAAAMAAATAPDYGNTLTIMETIEIYPAVATEPEGAPGGRLENIQLGGV